From Burkholderia pseudomultivorans, the proteins below share one genomic window:
- a CDS encoding periplasmic heavy metal sensor encodes MTARGWKIVLVGSVVLNVFMLGAIGGGAYQWFSTHRDLRAAGAPAQRAALRFAADELPDARRRQFTDALKAARKDGRDFAREGRDGRITVLDLLAAPQLDRPAIDAALERTRAADSALRAQVERSVVDFATTLTPDERTKFVDGLRRSGNWRLPPKLQKRQDAQANP; translated from the coding sequence ATGACCGCACGCGGCTGGAAAATCGTGCTCGTCGGCTCGGTCGTGCTGAACGTGTTCATGCTCGGCGCGATCGGCGGCGGCGCCTATCAGTGGTTCAGCACGCATCGCGACCTGCGCGCGGCCGGCGCGCCCGCGCAACGCGCGGCGCTGCGGTTCGCCGCGGACGAACTGCCCGATGCGCGCCGGCGCCAGTTCACCGACGCGCTGAAGGCGGCGCGCAAGGACGGTCGCGATTTCGCGCGGGAAGGGCGCGACGGCCGGATCACCGTGCTGGACCTGCTGGCGGCGCCGCAGCTCGATCGCCCGGCGATCGACGCGGCGCTCGAACGCACGCGCGCGGCCGACAGCGCGCTGCGCGCGCAGGTCGAGCGCAGCGTCGTCGATTTCGCGACGACGCTGACGCCGGACGAACGGACGAAGTTCGTCGACGGACTGCGCCGCAGCGGCAACTGGCGACTGCCGCCGAAACTGCAGAAGCGGCAGGACGCGCAGGCGAATCCGTGA
- a CDS encoding YXWGXW repeat-containing protein, producing MKLSLSLRVVVAAAAALAASAAFAQAVIVAPYAPPPPRVEVAPAPRAGYVWDQGHWHWRQGRYVWIPGHWQVVRAGYHWVPGHWVARGPNWRWVPGHWA from the coding sequence ATGAAGCTTTCTCTTTCCTTGCGTGTCGTCGTGGCCGCCGCGGCCGCGCTGGCCGCATCCGCCGCCTTCGCGCAGGCCGTCATCGTCGCCCCTTACGCACCGCCGCCGCCGCGTGTCGAAGTCGCGCCCGCGCCGCGCGCAGGCTACGTGTGGGACCAGGGGCACTGGCATTGGCGGCAGGGGCGCTATGTGTGGATCCCCGGCCACTGGCAGGTGGTGCGGGCCGGCTATCACTGGGTGCCGGGACACTGGGTCGCACGCGGCCCGAACTGGCGCTGGGTGCCAGGCCACTGGGCCTGA
- a CDS encoding RNA polymerase sigma factor, which translates to MQSERDVDETDLADAACDAGGDAGPQAAHRDPPTIRRMQGEHDDELQPEGGRSAAQACRIAERAALSDGDPDAELVQRVGARDASAVRTLVARKLPRLLALATRMLGDRSEAEDVAQETFLRIWKHAPGWRDGGARFDTWLHRVVLNLCYDRLRGRREEPVDSLPEVPDPHPEPAAYAEHRSRDARVRQALAALPPRQREALVLQYYQDLSNVEAANLMGITVDALESLLARARRNLRAQLAGDSPSEDKR; encoded by the coding sequence ATGCAGTCCGAGCGCGATGTCGATGAAACGGACCTGGCCGATGCTGCATGCGACGCCGGCGGCGACGCCGGGCCGCAGGCCGCGCATCGCGATCCGCCGACAATCCGGCGCATGCAAGGAGAGCACGACGATGAGCTTCAGCCCGAAGGCGGCCGCAGCGCGGCGCAGGCGTGTCGTATCGCGGAGCGCGCTGCGTTGAGCGACGGCGATCCGGATGCGGAACTCGTGCAGCGGGTCGGCGCGCGCGACGCGTCGGCCGTGCGCACGCTCGTCGCGCGCAAGCTGCCGCGGCTGCTCGCGCTCGCAACGCGCATGCTCGGCGACCGGTCGGAAGCCGAGGATGTCGCACAGGAAACCTTCCTGCGGATCTGGAAGCACGCGCCGGGCTGGCGCGACGGCGGCGCGCGGTTCGATACGTGGCTGCACCGCGTCGTGCTGAACCTCTGCTACGACCGGTTGCGCGGCCGGCGCGAGGAACCGGTCGACAGCCTGCCCGAGGTGCCCGACCCGCATCCCGAGCCGGCCGCGTACGCCGAGCACCGCTCGCGCGATGCGCGCGTGCGGCAGGCGCTCGCCGCGCTGCCGCCCCGGCAGCGGGAAGCGCTCGTGCTCCAGTACTATCAGGATCTGTCGAACGTGGAGGCGGCCAACCTGATGGGCATCACCGTCGATGCGCTGGAAAGCCTGCTCGCGCGTGCCCGGCGCAACCTGCGCGCGCAACTGGCCGGCGATTCACCTAGCGAGGACAAGCGATGA
- a CDS encoding DUF1800 domain-containing protein, giving the protein MEQPNDTTPAAIALNRFGLGARADDVPPADPKASLVAQFDRFEPRPAAWAAEPDAVTLATRFANARNALAGNDAAAKRATEQSIRRDGYDTYRSAVAARLNSALDTPAPFVERLVHFWANHFAVSVDKGQVAAYAGAFERDAIRPHVLGRFEDLLVAVEQHPAMQLFLDQARSAGPDSPAALRAEARNPSAKRGLNENLAREIMELHTLGVRTGYTQSDVTEFARALTGWSIAGGRGPQPGDAAPGAFVFRPQLHEPGVRTVMGRSYDQPGEAQARAVLHDLARSSATGRHVAFRLARHFVADNPPPALTERLARAFDASGGDLPTVYRALVDAPDAWSPVSRKFKTPWEWAVSSLRGLGWRDAGDLKAAPLLTQLGQPVWRPGSPAGYDDVAASWAAPDALVRRVEIAQRLAARTGDRLDPRALGNTLLAGSMSAPTAAALAHAESATTSLALLLVSPDFQRR; this is encoded by the coding sequence ATGGAGCAACCGAACGACACCACGCCGGCCGCCATCGCGCTGAACCGCTTCGGTCTCGGCGCGCGCGCGGACGACGTGCCGCCCGCCGACCCGAAGGCGTCGCTCGTCGCGCAATTCGACCGTTTCGAGCCCCGGCCGGCCGCGTGGGCCGCCGAGCCGGACGCGGTGACGCTGGCCACGCGCTTCGCGAATGCGCGCAATGCGCTCGCGGGCAACGACGCGGCCGCGAAGCGCGCGACCGAGCAATCGATTCGCCGCGACGGCTACGACACGTATCGCAGCGCGGTCGCCGCGCGGCTGAACAGCGCGCTCGACACGCCCGCGCCGTTCGTCGAGCGGCTCGTGCATTTCTGGGCGAATCATTTCGCGGTGTCGGTCGACAAGGGGCAGGTGGCCGCGTATGCGGGCGCGTTCGAGCGCGACGCGATTCGTCCACACGTGCTCGGCCGCTTCGAGGACCTGCTCGTCGCGGTCGAGCAGCATCCGGCGATGCAGCTGTTTCTCGACCAGGCGCGCTCGGCCGGTCCCGACAGTCCCGCCGCATTGCGCGCCGAAGCCCGCAATCCGTCGGCGAAGCGCGGGCTCAACGAGAACCTCGCGCGCGAGATCATGGAGCTGCACACGCTCGGCGTCCGCACCGGCTATACGCAGAGCGACGTGACCGAATTCGCGCGTGCGCTGACGGGCTGGAGCATCGCGGGCGGACGCGGGCCGCAGCCCGGCGATGCGGCGCCCGGCGCGTTCGTGTTCCGCCCGCAGTTGCACGAGCCGGGCGTCCGCACCGTGATGGGCCGCAGCTATGACCAGCCCGGCGAAGCGCAGGCGCGCGCGGTCCTGCACGACCTTGCGCGTTCGAGCGCCACGGGGCGGCACGTCGCGTTCCGGCTCGCCCGTCATTTCGTCGCCGACAATCCGCCGCCCGCGCTCACCGAGCGGCTCGCCCGCGCGTTCGATGCGAGCGGCGGCGATCTGCCGACCGTGTATCGCGCACTCGTCGATGCGCCGGACGCATGGTCGCCCGTCAGCCGCAAGTTCAAGACGCCGTGGGAATGGGCCGTGTCGTCGCTGCGCGGGCTCGGCTGGCGCGATGCGGGCGACCTGAAGGCCGCGCCGCTGCTGACGCAGCTCGGCCAGCCCGTATGGCGGCCCGGCTCGCCGGCCGGCTACGACGATGTCGCGGCGAGCTGGGCCGCGCCCGACGCGCTGGTGCGCCGTGTCGAGATTGCGCAGCGGCTCGCCGCGCGCACCGGCGACCGGCTCGACCCGCGCGCGCTCGGCAATACGCTGCTCGCCGGCTCAATGAGCGCGCCGACCGCGGCCGCGCTGGCGCATGCGGAAAGCGCGACCACGTCGCTCGCGCTGCTGCTCGTGTCGCCCGATTTTCAACGGAGATGA